GCTGCTACTTCCACTGGACTATGATCCCATGTACCATAACCACGTGACTCTTTTCTAGCTTTAGCTTCTAGGGTGTGACCAAGCTGACAAGATTTTTGCCGAAATTAAGCAGTCTATCCAGAGCAGTCTGGGCTTAGATTTGTAAGTTTtgctaagaaaaatatcttttgggAAACACAAGTACCTAACCAAAACTTTCAGGGAAAACATGTATTTCACAGGAATAACTAATGAAGTATCCGTGCTTCAAACAGGTTAGACTTGCACCTAAGCAACTAGAGTTATATATTAATCAAACTCATGAAAGTTaacaaaattaaggaaatttTATTGGCAAAAATCAAGTTGAACGTGACCTATGTAATTCAAGAGAAGTGAGCTTCAGTTTTGTTTatcaaaatacttcagttttccaGCTGGATCTGGAATTATCTgtgcaagaaacaaaaagggaaatgttaGTCTAAAAACAAACCCATGCAAATGCAACAAACTGTGAAACCAGAACAGCACAGTATTTCAAAAGATGATGCCAAGGCCAACCCACAAGCAACACATGGAAGAGTAATTTATCATTTGACCTGATATTAGATTACTGTTCATCTTTAAAGACATCTAACAGCAGTAGCAGTAATATTTAATTAACTGGGGGAAGAGAGAGTGCAGCCTACCAAAGGAAGAGTTTTGGCAGATGAGAGCAAATACCTCTATGTCACTTGCCCCCAGAACAAGCTATTTTAATAAACTAGTATCTGTAATCAAGTGCCTTAGAATTTACTTACAGTTCTTCCCTTGGCCACCACACTCTCATGGCTTCCTCTGGTTTGATCTAATTAAATCAAACACATTTACAAGGCATGGCTACATCTTTGAGAAAGTGTTTCTGAACTACCCTGCTATTTAAGTTATCTGCATCTTTtgcaaagaggagaaagagaactGCCTACGTATTATTAGGTAATCTGTGGTTATGGAGGGCAGAACTTTCAGTGCCAGAATGCGTCTTTCTATGAGGTCGGCAAGCCCTCTTTCACCTTATGCTCTTATTATACAGCTTTGTCCACTAAGACAATCTTCTGCTAGCTTTAAAGAGGTGACTCCAATCGTCCTGGAAAATTTTCATATCCAGTAAAGAAacattcttgtttttattatcaaTTAAGATGCTCACTACTCTCCTTAGTTAGAGGCTGCTGGGACCTGCTTTTTGTTGAGAGAGCTCTGAAACAACAATGCTCAGTCATCACCAGACGATTCAGAAGAAAGCCACATTCTCAAATTAACGACCATGATCTCATCTGAACTAGGCAGCTCAGACCTCTAGTAAAAGCTTCGTTATTCTGCTGAGGCTTGACCCAAGCGCAGAGAAGACAAACGAGTTCAATGGGTGTTTATCTGAACCCTAGCTCTTCTGCTTGTGTTCACTCATAGGTGAGTActgagaaaggcagaagagcTCCTGCACAGCAAAGCAGTGCTCTCTGCTGGAGCTGCGATAGTAGCACACTGTCTCTgtcagagctgaaagcagcctGTGAGCTTGCGTCATTTTTCCTGGGGAGTGCCTAGGATCCATACGCAGACTCCACAGAACCAAGATTTTGTATGGCCAAATAACTGGAAGCAGGAGCTTCCAACTTCCACTCAAGCTTTAGCTATAATGTTGTGAGTTGACTTATATCACCTTATTGGAAGTTGCAAAGTGTTTGGATTTGATTTTAGTGGAAATGATAATTGTGTGTTTTCCAAGAACACATGCATTTAAATATCAAAAGTGACTTACTGTTTCACTGCCAGGTTTCCAACCAGCAGGGCaaactggaggagaaaaaaaaaagtttgtaaaaaTAACACACTTAAATTTTGTACTCAGTAAAGTTATACACGCTTCCCTTTCTGAACTCTCTTTCTGAACTCGAAGTAAAACAGCACTAAGTGTCAGATTTAAGTATCTGCCACTAATAGATACACAGGTTTTGTTATACAAGGGATGGTGTCAGTACCAGTTCATGACTGATACCACCCAGTACTTCTGTTAACTGAAAACTGCCCATTTCTGGGTGATGTCTATACCTTGGTTTAATTCTCATGCTGTTTTAGACAAAGTACTGGCAAAATAGCatctaaaaacaaacacccaTTCTGTCCGGACATGACAGTTTCATGATAAAGTTCAGGTGACTACACAGAGACCTATCTACCCTTCTCAGTTCAGAGTTCCCAGAAGAGACTGAGTGATTTATTTGAAGCCCTGTTAAGGAGAAAAGGGACTACAGCATGCAGTTCACATGCAGTGCAACTAAATGCTGTGACTATCGGTACAGTTGCACATCTATTCAGAACTCTCCTTGTGAGGCTTTAGCCCAATGAGATATGTTGTGTTACCACGCTTTAAGGTGTGCTATCAGACAAAATACATACAACAAATACAATTCAGGAACTGTGAAGaactttttctcctgttctgtgCAAAGAATCCAGTAAAACCTCTAGGGAGGCTCTCAGCATTCATGCGGAAGCTACAAAGTTTTCATGTACAGGTGGAAAAAGTGATATCCTGGAAACACACTGCACAGATCAAGATTCTCTAAGACAGCTTTCTATCTAAATAAGAGACTCAATTTCCTTACTCAAGTACACAAATCCTAAGTATCAGcatttagcttttaaaattctgtacaGCAAAGCATAGTACTGATTTGTACCTTCAGCTAAAGGTACTTCTAAATACCAAGTGAAACTGAGTTGAAATGGAGGCTAAGCTGCTGAATATGTGTATTAACAATTGAACAAATGTTCTAATTGATGTATTTGTTTAAAcgtattatttaaaaaaaatgtgagaagtTTATCCTATGCCTGAACTGTAGTGGGGGAATCTAGCCAGCCATACTTGAGACAGAGTAATGACAAGTCAGTGAAAGCTTCTTTGTCTGGGGAAAATGATCACATAGTGCTCGTAAAGAACACAGGAATGGCAGCCTAACAGAGTAACACCGTTTCTTGATGTGAAGCACTCTCAGTTATTTGTCACAGATCATCAACAAATGATAAAGGACAAGGCCTGCCTGCATCTCAATTCTTTCAGGATGTCAGAACACACTGAAACATTTGGCCTGGTTCTTCAGGGCATGGTGTTTTTAGAGCTTTCTGCTTTTGACATGTAGCACACAATGCTTTATGCTCTGAGTTCACATAGAtgtgaagcaaaatgaaaattactacACTAGAAACAGCCTATGGGGGAACAAGGACCACAGAATCTTGTCGCAGTACAGCCAAACCACTTCATTCAATTTGTAAGGCTAGTCTCTAATGCTACTGAGTAACCTCCTTCCAAAAGCTACAAAGACAACTTTCAGGGTAAGTAAAACTATCTTCAActtgaaagaatttaaaagagCACCTTCTCCATGTTTGTCTGTGTACTGGAATGCTTGTACCAAACGGAGAGTTTCATCCACTGATCTCCCAACGGGAAGGTCGTTCATGGTGATCTGTCGAAGGATTCTCTTATCGTCAATTATGAAAAGgcctctgtggaaaaaaaaaaatatattttttgtaggaAACAGAACTAATTACATTGTTGTGTTCAAACACACTTTTATGTCTGCTGGATGGGAGGAATTTGATCCCTGCGAGTCCTATACAATACCCCCACCTCCTTAGAATACTACTGACCCACTGTTCTCTACCCAGGCTATCAGACGAGCCGAGGGCAAATTAAAAACGAACAAAAAGATACTTTCATGCAGAACGTAAATCTAAACTTTGGCAGGCCCTAGCAGGGGATGTTGCAGATGCTATGGCGTTAGGTGGTTCCCAAAAGGAATTGATCAAGTTTACAAAATATACAACTTTTAAAGCTGTTAGTTACCAGCAGTCTTGACTCCAGTCTTGACTTGGGAGGTCCCTGAGTAACAGCAATTCTGGGGAATTCTCGCTGTGTGCTTGCCTTGCCCTTGCATCTGCTGATGCCTGTTGTTACATTGGGTTATCAAATACGCCCCCTGTTCTGACTCATTACGgctattttttttggtgtgttctTGAGTACTTATTTTGTCCCTGGGCATGAATTCTCAAGTCAAAACTGCTCTTGCTTTGCAACAGTACCACATTCTGGTGCTGCATAGCTCGTCAACGAAGAAGTATGCCTGCATCTGTGGGGGGTTACTATGACCCCAATCAGACTGCTGAGTCCTCATATTTTTCAAGAATTAAAGGAAGACTTCATATGAAAGTTCCTTAACACAAATTACTTTCTTTGTATAAGGACATAGATAACTGGCATGAGGTGTTATTGTAACATTTAAACTGTGTAAATGAGAAGGTAAGCTCTTTTGTATGTATATGCTGCAAGTTAGCAGCAGGCTTGCTAATATACCATAAACGGGAGCTCGAAGTGCTCAGTGTAAGATCATGGGATGTGctactgcacacacacacacacaaaaaccactTTGGTATTAATATACATCACTCAATGGAGAGAGTAAAAGAGAAGTTCCAAATGCATCTTTAGATGTGAAACAGTAAGTACTACTCCAAGACAACACAAACTGTAATCAAGTGAAATACCTAAGGGTATGCCCTTGATCTTCCAGATATACACCATAATCCTTTGAAATTTGGTGCGTCAAATCGGAAAGAAGGGGAATCTTCATAGGTCCAAGTCCTCCTTGTTTTCGCGGAGTATTAATCCTTTGAAAGAAACGAGATACACATGTATTCTTCATAAAGATTTATGTTCTCTTCACCAACTTAAGTCAAAAACCAGAACAGTACAGACAGAAGGATTTTGTGCAAGTAACAATTCTCTTTTTTGCTCTGCACACAAGGAAGATGAATACTATCTATGGTTCAGTAGAACTTGTGCAGTATTTGGCCATATCTACTAATAAAGACCTCTTTCTTCACAGTCGTATTTGCTTTATACCAGTGTAGTCCAACATACTAATGAGCTGGGAGAGTGCAACTCACTTTTACAGAGACTGGCGTCCTTAtctctttttttgtatttgacGTATTTTGGACTGGAACATGACATATTTCAAGCAATGCATATTAAACAAGCTTCAAAGATAGAGGTACTTTTCACACACTAGAGTTAACATTTTTTaccaatgaaaaatatttttaacatttgtatCAATAGCGTCATGTTTTTACACATTATGATATACCTACACACGCTATAAATCTGGGGACACAGTTCCTCAGCTCAGATGGACCCATGAATAATTTTTAGTAAAAGACAAGCATAAGATACATACCATGCTAAGTGAGTGAACTTTGAGTCCACAGAACATGCTACTACTTCGGTATTTATTGCTCTGAATTCTTCAATTCTGTCACTGAAGGCGATTATCTCAGTAGGACATACAAATGTACtagataatttaaaagaaaatatagtcaAAATTTCATGAATATCCAGTAAGTTCTCAGTTTAACTAATAAGTTgctttttcaaagcagttaatttttttaagtaaaaaaaaaaaaaaagagcggTGTActtatcagaaatatttcagcttattttttttactgcttcttCAATTATTTACCAAAATGTTGCCTGACAAGTTTTCCAGTCTGATTCTAGCTTTGATACAAACAGTGTATTACTGAATATTAGAAACCTACAGTCAGTCAGTTTGCAATCTGGATAATAAGTGTTCTTACAGTTACTTTCATTTAGACTTTATGAATATTAAGGGGCTGAATTTAAGCACAACATGCCAAGTTTTTGAGAGAAATATATTGGTAACTTGTTACAGTGTACATCTGCAGATATTGACTATTTTGACTTGAAATTTTCCactacagaagaaataaagtggtaaaaaaatcacaatttctAGGGCTTTGAAGCTAAGGGCCAAGAGGCAAGTTATTCCTCTATATAAAAGTAAGCTAGTTATGCATCTTTGTCACTATactgcttccttttttcctcattttgtggGAAAGAATGGGATTGTTTCGTAGAAAGTAGAAATGTTTTCACTCAGCCAGTGGACTTACTGCATTGCAAATAAAGGAGAGTAATGTTAAATGTTCTTAGGATGTTATGGGATGAACTTAAAGGGAAAACACCATCTCCTAACATCCTACATGCTCTGGAAAATACAGATGGGATGCTCTCCTTTGTCAGCAGCAGCGACTTACAGCATAATATGAAACGTAGAAGTTGCCTACTGGGTACTACAGaccaaagtttatttttacatggaGACACAAAACAGCGAACACACCAGTATGACAAATATTGTGTTGCAATTTTACCAATGCaagatgaaaatacaaaagcaaataatgcattttcttctatcgctctgtttttcttccccaaaccctttccaaacagaaaagaccccccaaaaaagagaaaaatgaatgaattagtGGTCTAGTGTAGGTGCACTCGATTTGTCTACTCAGGTCATACTTACAAGTCAAGAGGATAGAAGAAGAACACAAGATATTTTCCTTCATAATCGGTTAATTTCAGCTCTTTAAACTCTCCATTAATGACTGCTGTTCCTTCCCAGTATGGTGCTGGCTTGGAGACTGGAATAG
This is a stretch of genomic DNA from Cygnus atratus isolate AKBS03 ecotype Queensland, Australia chromosome 1, CAtr_DNAZoo_HiC_assembly, whole genome shotgun sequence. It encodes these proteins:
- the PRDX4 gene encoding peroxiredoxin-4 isoform X1, which gives rise to MEAGWRWLRAGGRTRAGGSALLVAVLAVLLLLVHGAAAEAEDPRPPRQRGDEQCHYYAGGQVYPGEAARVPVTDHSLHLSQAKISKPAPYWEGTAVINGEFKELKLTDYEGKYLVFFFYPLDFTFVCPTEIIAFSDRIEEFRAINTEVVACSVDSKFTHLAWINTPRKQGGLGPMKIPLLSDLTHQISKDYGVYLEDQGHTLRGLFIIDDKRILRQITMNDLPVGRSVDETLRLVQAFQYTDKHGEVCPAGWKPGSETIIPDPAGKLKYFDKQN
- the PRDX4 gene encoding peroxiredoxin-4 isoform X2, coding for MEAGWRWLRAGGRTRAGGSALLVAVLAVLLLLVHGAAAEAEDPRPPRQRGDEQCHYYAGGQVYPGEAARVPVTDHSLHLSQAKISKPAPYWEGTAVINGEFKELKLTDYEGKYLVFFFYPLDFTFVCPTEIIAFSDRIEEFRAINTEVVACSVDSKFTHLAWINTPRKQGGLGPMKIPLLSDLTHQISKDYGVYLEDQGHTLRGLFIIDDKRILRQITMNDLPVGRSVDETLRLVQAFQYTDKHGEVCPAGWKPGSETIKPEEAMRVWWPREEL